A region of the Mytilus trossulus isolate FHL-02 chromosome 11, PNRI_Mtr1.1.1.hap1, whole genome shotgun sequence genome:
caatatatataaatctcgTATTATGTGTGTAGTGAAAATACAGCacgtaaaacaaatattctatctATGTTGTTTGTCCGTTATCGTTTAAAATCTCATTGTGCTCGTCCTTTCTTAAATTGTAAAACACaacttaaaaatgtaaatagatAGTATAAGTAAACTTTACAAATTCACTGTATTCATACAAATCATGTGATGTACgttaataaataattgaaatttatataaaagtgtGTATGTGTCATATCATACATCTTTATTAACATTTTAGGAATGTTATGCTGAAAGAATTATAACAGACGATGGCAATGCATACTTCAATACTGGATGTAGAGACAAACAGGTATTTTGTGTTTGCGAACCGTCCGGTgaattatagttgttaatttctgtgtcatttggtctcttgtagagtgTTGTCttattgccaatcataccacatcgtttTTATATAGCATATTTACCATGGCACAATCATACATACAGTCATTCTGTATGTGTCTATGACAGAGGTTTTTTGTGGATTACTAACAtcttatttaaaggaaaatgtatttttctcaTTATAAGAATGACTGTTTTAGATTAAGTAGAAATTATGACGTTCATATGCAGGGCGAAAACATGTCCCTCATAATGTTTTTGAAAGTTACTTGGGAACACGCTAGTTAAAAGGTAGGCAGAAATTCTAAAAGAAGTTATGAAAATACgacatgtgttttattttattttgtttgtattgatCAAAATGCATCCACGATATTTACTAAGACTTTTTAAAACCATCATTTACACGACAGCATGAACCTTGTATTCAAAAACGATAATATGTATTGGTACATTTACACATACAACACGGAGTTAAATAGGGTATTACATATGAATGACACCCAAGGGTAGAAGGATTTGAATAAGATAAAGAATAACAATCATGTATAACTAACCCTTCGCAAACAAGCctatgtttttttacattttttgtcatAATCAATTGATAGTATACATATAATAAGCATGTATTTGTTTTAGCGATGTCTTGCCAGTCCCCCAGGGAAACGCGCTGTAGCTAGACGTCAAAATTCTTTCGAGACGATAGTATGTGACACTTGTTGCAGCGATGATCACTGCAATTATGGTGGTTGTGGCGCAGATCGTAAGTTTAATCATATTATGATTATAATTACTGTAATATAGATGGttcattttctcttttaaattgatgtttactctgtattttctttttgagTGAAAAATCAAGTCATAATATACAGAACTGATTTAATAATCTCAGAGAAAGGCTGACGGGGAAATCACATATGAAGGcataattacatgtcaaaattATACTAAAACAGTTTCCtgtattttgtatgttttatgacAGAGAAACAATCTGCGTTGTTCTCTATGTATCCAGAACAGAACATCCTATTTATAACGGGTACTAAACGCTATACAGTCTAATCATGAATGTAGACCGTTAAGTGACATACAGTTCAACTGCATTGGATAAAAGTTGACCCTTTTCAAGTGTACGTTTGCATGAAAATGATCGATATTGATTTTGAAACATTAAAAGGTAAACACAAAATGTtgatctgggttttttttggtccttacataaactaaataatttttaaacagttaCCTCTACTTTGCATGAACATATTTTTCGAACTGAAATTAGTAgcatatatatgtattgatattcaatgacaaaAGGTCGATTTATATCAGACGCAGCTCAGTCCTGTCACATTTACAGAACCCCCAAAATAAGGACAAACACCACAAGCACGGGCACATATTCTTAAGCATCGACACAACACGAGTAACAAACATAGTCCATACGTACCGCTATAATCAGCATTAGCGTTTATACTCCGTTTCTGTTGTTACAGCTCTACCAGCTAAAGACCAAAGAGGACCAATATGTTATGATTGTGCCTTGATGAAGAAACCAGACCAATGCAATCAAGTTAATCTTTGCAGCCGTGATGAGGTATGTAAAATGTGCTTGTACATATACAAAAGTATATGTAggataattgccaatgagaccactttTAACAAGTGACCAAAATGACTCAGAAATTACCTTAAATCTGTGTACGACCTTCAACGATGAGCAAAGCCTACaacgcataatcagctataaaaggccccgaaatgacaatgtaaaacaattcaaacgagaaaagtaacggccttatttataaaaaaaaaatcaacaaaaaacaactacttaacacataaacaaacgacaaccactgaatgacaggctcctgccttgggacaggcacataaataaTAACATCATTTGAATATTGATTTAAGTTTTGATCAAAACTGCATAGTACAATTATTTAACGAATATACAGTCATCCCtatcataattcaaatatttgtttgaatttatgttcataattattGAGTTTTCAATAAGATATTGAAAGGTACTATTGACATTATAATTTAGGCAAAGTTGATTCAACGGAATTTATCTATGatgttttttattcttatttatgaattaatcaagtttaaaatttttagaCAAGGCATAGTCTTCTCAAGTGGAGTTAAAACATGACGAATTTTTTGTTatagaatttcaaaaaactgtttaaaaccaATATACATTCCATTTTCAagagattttgtaaaatagaaGTAGATATGAATAGGAAACCCAATTTAATAGGGTGTTTTAGTAAACCTACTGAAAATTAGTATATGTACGATATGTATGTCTTGTAAGACTGCATTATGTTTGAAACGGTAGGAAGCTCCATTTTTGTTAGAAATGGTCACATTTGATTCTTACTAGCTTATATACTAAGTGTTTAATCCCTTTTCAAATTCCTACCGTTTACGAGtgcatattttaaagatatgcACCCTTTTTAATCACAAGCGGTCATTGTTTCATTGGTATAAAAAGTCATCAAAGATATCGGCCTTTTAAACTGATAGACACGACATCTGCTCCGCCAACATTAGACTAATCGATGAATCAAGAGTTGAAAATCCGAATCATATTTAACGAAAGGCATCTGTAACAAAAAGGTTCAAACACTTATGTTAAAAACGGTTGATAAATATAGAATGGGATGAAAGAACATAGGTATTATTATCATTCTTTTTTGGATTTGTTTCCGATCTCTACAAAATATTGACAGGATGTTATCAAAAGCCATATAATagcaaaacaacaaaagttACACTGCAAACATTTGGTCTTCAAGGGATAAAAATccttcacaattttttttccgTTGCAGCTTTGCGAAGTACTTAAGACCCCACATCCTCTGTTTGATGTTACGTATACAGCAAAATGTGGCGCAAAGGCAGTATGTATTACttaatataaatgttgaaaaacttGAACGAAATATGCTAAGCTGTATTGTTTTCCTTTTGTCTGAAGTTAAACctcatttctgtatttttattgttaaaacttattttgatatgacGATGTTAATACTAccgtgttgtttgtttttgtagggttagcatttattcattcattaaGAACATTTTTGTCAAAACCTTACTATCAACACGTTACTTTCAAAAGCTTACACATGGAATAATTAATTAAAGTGCCTAATGTTAAATTTCACCTGGAAAAAAGAATTGTGttataaaaagaagacaaaGAAAAATTGTTAGcgattcaaaaaaaaaaaaaaaaaacaatacacgTATGTTTGTTATTCTATTTTGTCAGAACTATCTATTTTCAAGACTTACGCATACGCTTTAATATACACTTTACAGCTCTGTGACAGACTAAGTAGTTTATCGCACACGTTTGGACGAAGTCTCGATCATGTTGATGCAGTAAGTGAAATGAATAAAAGAGGATTTTCATTGTGTTTCCGTTGCTGCAAAGGAGATCTTTGTAATCTTGGTTGTACAGTTCCAAATGTGACAACAATTGCAACTACCGCAACCACAACAGCAAAATCGGTATCTACATCAATAACAACTTCTTCAACAACGTCAACTGTCGCTTCGACAACTTCTGGAACAACAATATTATCTACCACTCCAACACCGATGTCCACAAGTGTATTGAGTTCTAGTTCTTCTCAAATGTCCACCACTGGACTGTCAACTATGGCATCTACAAATCCAACAACAACTACGACTGTTACAACACCAGTTACAACACCTGTGTCAACAACTATGTTATCAACAACTCCTAATACAACGTCAGCAAACAATGCCACTAATCATGGTACGTGGTATTTATGCAAAGTTGACGTTCAGTGTTTTTATGTACCGATACTTCTCACTTAGGGTAAAGGATGCTTCATTACGGTTCTCAAATAATTGAAACTTTGACAACACAATGAATATAGtatctttattcaaaatatatgtatatataaaaagaaggacgaaagataccagaggaacatgAACACTCATAATGTCAAAAACGATCTTACGTGCTCTAGTATGTTAAGCAGATCGTGCTCCAAAATGTGGCAACCGTCATGTtccttatgttataacaaacccTGTACTAAGTTTTATACGGTAGTTacattcgaaaaaaaaatgccttctAGCTACGACATTAAGAACATCATCTTTGAAACGGAAATTATAAAACGGTTGACGAACTAGTTATAGGGTATACAAAAACGAAGGAATAACTTCAATCTGCCACTTGGAATTaatggtttaatagcttccttgtaaacAAAAATCCTACCTCAAGGGAGTCATGATAAGAAAGACAAGCCCGGAAAATACTGTATCATGctacataatttataaaaatataacctACATGAAAATGCATAATGTCAAAAATGATCTCATTTGCTCTGGTAGGGTAATCAGATTATGTTCCAAAATATAGCCGTCATGTTCCTCGTGATATTACATTGTACAAACCGATTCCTCAGTTTTATTCAGTAGATCACattcgaaaaaaatgataaggcTTGTAGCTACGACATTAGTACCATAATCTTTGAAACAGATATTCTACAACGGTCGACAAACAAGTGATTgggtatgaaaataaaaacaaagaaaggaCTTATATTTAccacttggaactcttggtttaatatctTCCTTGTAAGCAAGAACAGAAATCCTTTATAAGGGAGTCATGATAAGAAACAAAAGCCCAACAATCATATCAACTGGGAGTTTACTGCATCATGCTAAATAGTTTATAATTAATAACAATGATTGTCCTATTTAAAGAGGTTACAGTGTGTTAACATTTAACAACACGAATCAAACttattttgttaatgttttgttaatatatattgtaGGTTGTCTTCCTGAGTATATATATTATGGAGCATCTTGTTATTACTTTTCAAAAACATCACTTTATTGGGAGCCTGCTAAAAAGTTCTGTATAGATCATGGTAGTGATCTTGTTATAATAAACGACGCAACAGAGAACAATCTCATAGTACAGCATCTTAAACAATTAGTTGCTCAGCATCTCTTACCAAGTGAGTAAATAATGAATTACATTTTGCTAAAGGGAATGATATCTAAAACAAAAGTACTGATTTCATGGCAATGTCATgaatgtaaaagagggacgaaagataccaaagggacagtcaaactcataaatctaaagcaaactgacaacgccatggctaaaaattaacaagacaaacaaaaaaacggtagtacacatgacacaacatagaaaactaaagaataaacaacacgaaccccaccaaaaactaggggtgatctcaggtgctccggaagagtaggcagatcctgctcaacatgcggcacccttcgtgttgcttatgtgattacaaatctggtaaatagtctgaTTTGGTAAAATACGAGTTCTT
Encoded here:
- the LOC134690360 gene encoding uncharacterized protein LOC134690360, which produces MLLVLGCVVLVAASWFPTGTALTCFHCDQIPFPRDCKTVVKCGDHEECYAERIITDDGNAYFNTGCRDKQRCLASPPGKRAVARRQNSFETIVCDTCCSDDHCNYGGCGADPLPAKDQRGPICYDCALMKKPDQCNQVNLCSRDELCEVLKTPHPLFDVTYTAKCGAKALCDRLSSLSHTFGRSLDHVDAVSEMNKRGFSLCFRCCKGDLCNLGCTVPNVTTIATTATTTAKSVSTSITTSSTTSTVASTTSGTTILSTTPTPMSTSVLSSSSSQMSTTGLSTMASTNPTTTTTVTTPVTTPVSTTMLSTTPNTTSANNATNHGCLPEYIYYGASCYYFSKTSLYWEPAKKFCIDHGSDLVIINDATENNLIVQHLKQLVAQHLLPSDLWGFYIGAHLVNGTWKWVDNSTVKYADWATGEPDHPTSQIYGSMYIPSSTFYNYQWASHKDMYTTQYFICEFRPIP